The genomic interval GCGGCTGCGAGGTCGAGGTGCGGCTGACCACGCGCGCGGGCGAGATCGGCGAGATCTGTGCCGATCCGCGACTGGCCGTCGGCATCCTGGCCGTGGCGGGCGGCGACGGCTCGGTCAACGAGGCGATCACCGGCTTCCAGTCGAACCCGATGCCGCCCGACCTCGCCGTGATCCCGTTCGGCACTGCCAACGTGCTCGCCCACGAACTCGGCCTGCCGACCAGCGCGGAAGGCCTAGCGCGGATGATGCTGCGCCGGAAGACGGCGCCGCTGCACTACGGCCTCGCCAACGGGCGGCCGTTCGTGCTGATGGCCTCGGCCGGCTTCGACGCCGAGGTCGTCCATGCGGTGCCGCTGGCGCTGAAGCGCCGGCTGGGCAAGCTTGCCTATGTGATCACGGCGCTGAGGCTCGCCTTCACCCGCAAGGGGCGCGACCTGGAGGCAACCGCCGACGGCGAGCGGATCGTCTGCCGCCTGGCGGTGGCGACCAACGGGCGCTGCTACGGCGGGCCGTTCACGGTGTGCCCGGACGCGTCGGTCAGCCGGCCTGGACTGCATCTGCTGGCGCTGGAGAAGGACGGGCCGCTGTCGGCGCTGCGCTTCGGCCTGGCGCTGCTGCTCGGGCGGGTGCACAAGGCGCGCGGCGTGCGGCTGCGTCCCTTCGCCCATCTGCGCATCGCCAGCACCCACGCCGTGCCGGCCCAGGTCGACGGCGACCCGTTCGGAAGGACTCCGGTCGAAATCACTGCCGCGCCCGACGCGCTGTCGATCCTGGTACCCTGAGCGGGGTCGCGAGCGGGCAACGGGTCAGGTCAGAGCGCTCAGGCGCTTTCGGCGAGCGCCGTCTTGCGGATCAGCGCGGTCGCCTCCTCCGCCGACATGGCCTGGCCGAAATAATAGCCCTGGGCGTATTCGCAGCCGAGCTGGAGCAGTTCGAGGGCATCGGATTCGCCCTCCGCGCCCTCGGCGACCACGGCCATGCCGAGGTCGTGGCCGAGCGCCACGATGGAGCGCAGGATCACCGGGCGCGCCGCGCGCCCGTTCGGGCGCACGAAGGACTGGTCGATCTTGATGGTGTCGAAGGGGAAGCGCTGCAGGTAGGCGAGCGAGGAATAGCCGGTGCCGAAGTCGTCGAGCGACAGGCCGGCGCCGAGCGCGCGCAGGCGTTCGAGCACCTTGGCGGAGTATTCCGGGTTGGCCATGACCACGGACTCGGTCAGCTCCAGCTTGAGCGTGCCGTGGACGATCGACGAGCGCGACAGGATCGCCTTGACGTCGTTGATCAGGTCGTGGCGTAGCAGCTGCCGCGACGACATGTTGACGCTGACGAACAGCGGCTGCGGCATCGGCAGGCGCTGCTGCCACTCGGCCAGCTGCTTCGCGCCCTTTTCCAGCACGTAGAGGCCGAGTTCGTTGATCAGCCCCGACTGCTCGGCGATCGGGATGAACTCGCTCGGCGAGATCTGGCCGCGCTTGGGATGTTTCCAGCGCGCCAGCACCTCGAAGCCGGCGACCGACTTGTCGGCGAGGCGGACGATCGGCTGGAAGAACACGCCGAGCGTCTCCTCCTTGATCGACTTGCGCAGCTCACTTTCCAGGTCGATGACGTTGCGGCCGAGCGGGCGCAGGATCGGGCGGAACACCTCCTGCCGGTCGCCGCCCAGGCGCTTGGCGTGGTTGAGGGCGATTTCGGCGTCGGTGACCAGTTCCTCCGCCGACTGGCGGCCGCCGTCGTGGAGGGCGAAGCCGATCGAGCAGGTCAGGAACACCTCGCGGTCGCCGAAGGTGATCGGCGCGCGCACCGCCTTGCGCAGGCTGTCGGCGACCTGGGCGATCCTGTCGGCCTCCTGCTCGGACAGGAGGATCAGGCCGTACTGGTCGCCGGACAGGCGCGCCAGCGAATCCTGCGGCTGCAGCAGGCGGTCGAGACGCCGGGCGACGGTGAGCAGGATCGAGTCGCCGGCCGAAATGCCGATGCCGTCGTTGACCTGCTTGAACCGGTCGAGGTTGAGGATGAGGACCGCCGGCTTGATCGCGGCCGCGTCGACCCGCGCGCGGGCGAGCGCCGCGTTGAGCCGATCCATGAACAGCTCGCGGTTGGCCAGGCCGGTGAGGTTGTCGTGCACGGCGTCGTGCAGCATGCGTTCCTCGGCGGTCTTCTGGTCGGTGATGTCGAGCAGGGTGCCCACGCAGCGGATGACTTCGGCATCCGAACCGAGGATGGGGCGGGCGCGCAGGCGGAACCAGCGGAAATGGCCGTCTTCCGAGCGCAGGCGGAAATCCTGCTGAACCTTGCCGCGACGCTGGTCGATGACCGCGTCGAGGGTGGCGCGGAACCGGTCACGGTCCTGGGGATGCAGCACGTCGAGCCACTCGCGCGCCGGGCCGTCGAGCGTGCCGTGGCGCAGGTTGAGCAGGTCCTCGACCTCGTTGCCGGTGTAGATGCGGTCGCGGTCGACGTCCCAGTCCCAGATGATGTCGCCGGCGCCGGTGAGCGCGAGAGCACGCCGCTCGACGTCGGAGATCAGCCCCTGCACGATGGCGCCGCCGGCGAAGGCGTGCTGCATCACGGTGAAGCCGATGAGCAGCACGATCAGCACCAGGCCGCCGCCGAGCGCCGGCTGGACGATGTCGTTGGCCAGCGCCCCGGTCACGGTCATGGCGGCGCCGACCAGCCAGACCATCAGCAGGAACCAGGTCGGGATCAGCATGATCGCGCGGTCGTAGCCCTGAAGGGCGAGGACGATGACGGTGACGAAGCCGAGGACACCGATGATGCCAAGCGCGATACGGGCGATGCCGGCGGCGATCGACGGGTCCCAGACCGCGACGCCGAGAAGCCCGAGAAGCATGGTCAGGGTCGCCAGCGCCAGATGGCTGTAGCGGATGTGCCAGCGATTCAGGTTCAGATAGGTGTAGAGGAAGATGATCAGGCTGGCGGCCAGCATGACCTCGGCGCTGGCGCGATAGAGCTGGTCCTCGCCCTGGGTCAAGTTGAAGACGCGACTCCAGAAACCGAAATCGATGCACAGATAGGCGAGCACCGCCCAGGCGAGCGCCGCGGTAGCCGGGAACATGGCCGTGCCCTTGACCACGAACAGGATGGTCAGGAATAGCGCCAGCAGACCCGAAATGCCGAGGATGATGCCCCGATAGAGGGTGTAGGCGTTGACGGTCTCCTTGTAGGCGTCCGGCTCCCAGACGCGCAGTTGGGGCAGTTCAGGCGTCGTCAGTTCGGCGACGAAGGTGACGATGGCGCCGGGATCCAGCGTGATCAGGAAGACGTCCGCCTCCAGGCTCTTCTGGCGTTCGGGCGCGATGCCCTGGCTCGGCGTGATCGAGGCGACGCGCGAGGAGCCGAGGTCTGGCCAGATCAGCCGCGAGCCGACGAGCTGGAAGAACGGCGCAACGATCAGCCGGTCGATCTGCTCGTCGCTGGAATTGGTCAGGGCGAACACCGCCCAGTTGGTGTTTTCGCCGTCGCGCGACATCACCTCGATGCGGCGCACGATGCCGTCGGCGCCCGGCGCGGTGGACACCTGCAGGCGCGACCCGGCGTCGCGGTGGAACTCGACGACGTCGGTCAGTTCCAGCGCGTCGACATCGAGCGGCACCTGGATCGGCTCGAGCGCATAGGCGCAGGTGGCGGCAAGAACCGCGACAGCAGCCGTCAGGAGTGCGGTGAGCCATCGGCCGATACGCGTCGACGGATCCTGGATCGTGGGCAACATGGCGCGAAGAAGTATCGGGTTGGGCGCCATGTCACAAGACTTCTTTCATCCGGCCGGCGGGCCGGTGTGGAGAGCCTCCCACCCCGGGCCGCGGATCGTCCGCCAGACAGGCGAACAGCAGGTGATCCTGCCAGGCGCCGTTGATGCACAGGTAGCCGCGGGCGCAGCCCTCCTGGAGGAAACCGGATCTGTGCAGCAGGCGGATCGACGGCACGTTGTGCGGCAGGCAGGCCGCCTCGATCCGGTGCAGGTGCAGCACGTCGAAGCAGAACGGCACGATCAGGGCGACGGCCCGCGACATGTATCCCTGTCCGGCGAAGGGCGCCCCCATCCAGTAGCCGAGCGAACAGGACTGGCTGACGCCGCGGCGGATGTTGGACAAGGTGGCGCCGCCGATCAGCCGGTCGTCGGCGGTCGAAAACAGCAGGAACGGATAGCTGCGGCCGTCGCGCCGTTCGCGGGCATAGCGGCGCAGCCGGCGACGAAAGGCGCCGCGGCTGAGGTCGTCGGCCGGCCAAAGCGGCTCCCAGGGGGTCAGGAAGGCGCGGCTCACCTCGCGCAGTTCCGCCCAGGCGCGGTAGTCGGCCATGACCGGCGGGCGCAGGTAGACGGTCCCGCCGGCGAGGTGCGGCTCGGCGTCCGGGGATCCGAAGGAACGCAGAAACGCCATCCCAGATCCTCCCGAGCGCGGTCAGGCGGTCGCGACCCGGCGGACCGGGGCTCCGAGCCGGGCGGCAATGTCGCCGACCGGCGCCAGCCCGGAGACGGGACCGACGCCGGTCAGGGTCGGCGCGGAGCCGGCGAAGGTCTCGGCCGCGACGCGGCGCACCATGTCCGCCGAGACGGCGTCGATCTTGCGTGAGATCTCCTCCAGGCTGAGCGTGCGGCCGTGGATCAGGATCTGGCGCGCGATCTGGCCGGCGCGCGCCGCCGGGCTTTCCAGCGCCATCATCAGACCGGCGCGGATCTGCGCGCGGGCGCGCGCCACCTCCTCCTCGGTGATGTCGGCGGCGGTCCGTTCCAGTTCGCCGAGCACGACCGGCATCAGCTCGCCGATGTCCTCCTCGCCGGTCGCCGCATGCAGGCCGAACAGGCCGGTGTCGGAGAAGGCCCAGTGGAAGCTGTAGATGGCGTAGCACAGGCCGCGCGTCTCGCGAACCTCCTGGAACAGGCGCGAAGACATGCCGCCGCCGAGCACCGAGGCGAGGATCTGGATGGCGTAGTAGTCGTCGGACTTGTAGGGCCGGCCCTCGAAGCCGATCAGGATCTGCGCCTCCATCAGATCCTTGGCTAGCCGGCTCTCGCCGCCGCGGTAGAAGCCGGGCACGCACGGCGCGGCCGGCTCGGCGCTGAAGCCGCTGAACTTATCCTCGGCGCGCCGGACGATGTCGTCGTGGTCGACCGCACCGGCGGCCGCAAGCACCATGTCCGGGCCGCGGTAGCGGCTCTTCAAGTAGGTATCGAGCGCGTCGCGGGTGAAGCCCGACACGGTCGCCGGGGTGCCGAGGATCGGCCTGCCAATGGCTTGGTCCGGCCAGGCGGCCTCCTGGAACAGGTCGAAGGCGCGGTCCTCGGGCGAATCCTGGGCAGCGCCGATCTCCTGCAGGATGACATGCTGCTCGCGCGCCAACTCCTCGGGATCGAAAACCGAGTTCTGCAGGATGTCGGACAGGAGGTCGAGGGCGAGCGGCACGTCCTCGGCCAGGACACGGGCATAGTAGTTGGTGTGCTCGACGCTGGTGGAAGCGTTCAGTTCGCCGCCCACCGCCTCGATCTGCTCCGCGATCGCGCGGGCGGTACGCGTCGTCGTGCCCTTGAAGGCCATATGCTCGAGCAGATGAGTTATGCCGTTCTCGTCGGGGGTCTCGGAGCGCGAGCCGGTGCGGACCCAGACGCCGAGCGCGGCGGTCTTGAGATGCGGCATCCGGTCGGTGATCACCGTCAGGCCGTTGTCGAGCGTGGTGCGCCTCACCTCCATGCCGCCCTCCCGGTCACGTGGCCGGCCTGGTACGATGCCGGCCCCGCCCTTCGGGCCAAGACCCGCGGATGTCCTCGAAGTACCCTTGCTCGACGCGGCATGCCGTGCGTCCTCCCCTGTTCCTTGTCGGCGCACGGCCGGTCCGCCGCACGCATCCGTCGTCGGCGCCGCCACGGCGACCCGCTCAAACGGTACCGCGCACCGCCCGGGCATGCGCCTCGATGTGGCGCTCGACCGCCGCCTGGTCGGCCGGCAGCACGGTCTGGCGCTCGACCGCAGACATCATCGGCAGCAGCCGCTCCGGCAGGTCCGGGCGAACGCCGGCGGCGGCCTCGACCGCGTCCGGGAACTTGGCCGGATGGGCGGTGCCGAGCACCACCATCGGCGCGCCAGGGCGGTCGTGGGCACGCGCGACATGCTCGCCGATCGCGGTGTGCGGGTCGAGCAGATAGCCCGCCTCGCGCCAGGTCGTGCCGATCGTCGCCGCAGTCTCGGCCTCGTCGCAGCGTCCGGCGGCAAAACTCCGGCGGATGTCGGCGAGCGGCCCGGCGGCGATTTCGAAGCTGCCGGACTGGGCAAGGCGGTTCATCGCACCGCGCACTGCCGAGCCATCGCGCCCGCAGGCCTCGGCGAGCAGACGCTCGAAGTTCGACGACACCTGGATGTCCATCGACGGCGCCGTGGTGGCGGTGACGCCGCGCGTCTCGTAGCGCCCCGTTTCCAGCGTGCGAACCAGAATGTCGTTGACGTTGGTGGCGATCACCAGCCGCTCGACCGGCAGGCCCATCTTCATCGCCGCGTAGCCGGCGAAGATGTCGCCGAAATTGCCGGTCGGCACGGTGAAGGAGACGGGGCGGTGCGGCGCGCCGAGGGCGGCTCCGGCAACGAAGTAATAGACGATCTGGGCGACGATGCGGGCCCAGTTGATCGAGTTGACGCCGGACAGGGCGACCCGGTCGCGGAAGGCAAAGTGATTGAACAGGCCCTTCACGATCGCCTGGCAGTCGTCGAAGTTGCCGGTCAGCGCCAGCGCGTGGACGTTGGCCTCCGATGGCGTGGTCATCTGGCGGCGCTGCACCTCGGAGACGCGTCCGTCCGGGAACAGGATGAACACGTCGGTGCGCTCGCGACCGCGGAAGGCCTCGATGGCGGCGCCGCCGGTATCGCCGGAGGTCGCGCCGACAATGGTGGCGCGCTGGCCGCGCTCGGCGAGGACGTGGTCCATCAGCCGTCCGAGCAGCTGCATGGCGACGTCCTTGAAGGCGAGCGTCGGGCCATGGAACAACTCGAGCACGAAGCGGTTGGGCGCGACCTGGATCAGTGGCGTCACCGCCGGATGGCGGAAGGCGCCATAGGAGGCGTCGATCATCCGCCGCAGCGCCTCCGGCGCGATGCTGTCGCCGACGAACGGAGCGATCACCTCGAAGGCGACCTCGGCATAGGGACGCCCGGCAAAGCCGGCAATGGTCGCCGGCGAGACTTGCGGCCAGCTTTCGGGAAGGTAGAGGCCGCCGTCGCGCGCCAGGCCCTGCAGGAGAACCTCGGCAAAGTCGAGGACGGGGGCTTCGCCGCGCGTACTGATGTATTTCACCGCGTCCGGTCCCTTGTCACGTTGGGTCAGCGCCCCTGACGGGGTCGCGGGCCAAAAGCGTTCGTCTGGCTCAAGGCCCTGACCCTTAAAATAGATTGGAAACCGGCGCAAACGACAAATGGCGCAACGGGTCCGCGAATGCCGGTCAGGCGTGGCCAGCTTCGCCGGACAGCATCGCCGGATCGATGCCGAGGCGCCAGAGCGCCCGCTCCCACTTGGTATTCAGGTCGGCGTCGAAGACGATATCGGGGTCGGCCGGTCCGGTCAGCCAACCATTGGACTGGATCTCGCTCTCGAGCTGCCCCGGCGCCCAGCCGGCATAGCCGAGCGCAAGCAGCGCCTGCGACGGCCCGCGCCCCTCGGCGATGGCCCTGAGGATCTCCAGCGTCGCGGTCAGACAAATGCCGCCGTGGATCGGCAGCGTTGCGCTGTCGAGCACGAAATCGTCGGAATGCAGCACGAAGCCGCGTTCGGTCTCGACCGGCCCGCCGCGGTGGACACTCATGCTGCGCACCGGAGGGGGCAGCTTGATGGCGTCCCCTTCCTGCAGGATGTTGAGCTGAACCAGCAGGTCGGCGACGGACAGGTGGCGGGCGACCTGGTTGAGCACGAGGCCCATGGCCCCGTCTGAGGAATGGGCGCAGACGTAGATCACCGTATGTGCGAAGCGGCCGTCCGCCATGTTCGGCATGGCGATGAGGAACTGACCTTCCAGCGACCCTCTTTCGAAACGACTCGGCATGATGTCCTCGTTCTGTCCCAACTCCCAAAGCAGATTATCCCCGATCGGCCGATTTGTTAACGCACAACTTGCTTATCTGACGCAGCGTCATCAAAGTCGGAACACGGTCACGCACATATGAGCCCAGGTGATCGAGCGCGCGCTGACCGCGGCGTCGTTTTGCGCTATGAGACGGGGCATGATCCGTCTGCAGCGCCTGTTCGCCGTCCTCGTCCTGCTTGCCGTACCGACTGGCGGCGCAGGGGCGGGCGTGTCCGACTGGGTGACCGTCCAGGGCGGCGCGGTGCGGCTCGTGTCGGCCGGCAGGATCGCCGACGGGACCTATCTGGCCGGGCTCGAATTCGCGCTCGATCCGGGCTGGCACACCTACTGGCGTTTCCCCGGCGAGGCCGGCATTCCGCCGGAGATCGACCTGTCCGGCTCGGCCAACATGGCCGCCAGCCGGATCCACTATCCCGCGCCCGAGCGCTTTTTCGACGGCTTTTCCAGTTCGATCGTCTATCACGACGGCGTTGTGCTGCCGATCGAGGTCGAGGCCGGCGACGCGGCGGCGCCGGTCGACCTGACGGCGGCCGTGTTCTTCGGGCTGTGCAACGACATCTGCATTCCGGCCGAGGCGCGACTGGCATTGACGCTGGACCCGAACGGCAGGACGGACACGGTGTCGCTGAAGGCGATCCGCGCCGCCCAGGCGGCGGTGCCCGCGCCCGCCGCCGCGGACGGACCACGGGTCGTGTCGGTCGACGTCGTGCCGGGCAAGCGCGCACCGAAACTGATCATCGCCGCCGAGCTGGCGGAGGCCAGCGACCAGACCATCGACCTGTTCGCCGAAGGCCCGCCCGGCTCCTCCATCGCGCTGCCGGACCTCGTCTCCCGCGACGGCGGCCGGGCCGTATGGTCGCTGTCGACGCGCGGCCTCCGGCACGATGGGACCGGTGCCGATCTTCGTCTCGTCCTAGTCGTCGGCGACCGGGCGAGCGAAAGCGTGCATCGCGTCAACGCCGCGTCGCTGAAATAGGCCCTCGACGGCACCCGCCCGGCACTCTATGTCGTTCTGGAACCGGCGCGCGAGGGGCTGCGCCGGAGGCAATCGCTGCACTGGGAGTGTCAGACATGAGCATCAAGGTTGGCGACCGTCTTCCGGACGGAGTTTTCAAGACGATCACGGCGGACGGTCCCGTCGAGCTGAAGAGCGGCGACCTTTTCGCCGGCAAGACGGTGGTGCTGTTCGGCGTTCCGGGCGCCTTCACGCCGACCTGCCACATGAACCACCTGCCCGGCTTCCTGGAGCATCACGACACGTTCAAGGCCAAGGGCGTCGATACCATCGCGGTGGTGTCCGTCAACGACATGTTCGTCATGGACGCCTGGAAGAAGGCGACCAACGCCGGCGACAAGATCCTGTTCCTGGCCGACGGCAGCGCGGATTTCGTCAAGGCGATGGGCCTCGACCTCGACGCCTCGGGTTTCGGCATGGGCGTGCGCAGCAAGCGCTTCGCCATGCTGGTGAAGGACGGCACGGTCGTCGCTCTGAACATCGAGGACGTGCCCGGCCAGGCGACCGTCTCCGGCGCCGCGGCGCTGCTCGAAGCGCTCTGAGCGGAGCCGGACGCTTGCGACGGGAGCCTCCGGGCTCCCGTTTCTATTTGCCGGCGGCCTTCAGCACGGAGCGCGCATAGGCGGCAAACACGCCGACCAGGGTCAGAGCAAGGCCGAACCAGGTCAGCGCGTAACCCAGGTGGTCGTTCTTGAAGCGGACCACGGTCTCGCCCGCCTGCGGCAGGCCGGACGGCGGCGTGAAGGCGGCGTCGGCGTCGATCGAGAAGGGCGCGACCGGCATGCCCGCCACGCCAAGGGCTGCGGCCATCTTCTCCGGCTCGCGCGCGAACCAGATGCCCTTGGCCGGATCCGGCGCCGGAGTGAAGACGTTCGGCCTTTCGCCGACGCGCAGCAGTCCGGTCACTGTCTGGGTCTCGCCTTCCGTCCCGCCTGCAGCGCGCGTCGAAGGATCGCGCAGGGCATCGGGGACGAAGCCGCGATTGACCATCACCGCCCAGCCGGCATCGGTCATGAAGGGGCTGTAGACGAAATAGCCCGGCCCCTGGTAGGGGCCGCGCGCGTTGCCGAGCGCGATGTAGTAGTACAGCTCGCCCGGGGCGAAGCGGCCGGTCACGGCGACGCGGCGATAGTCGACCGCATCGGGCTCGAGGGACGGCCAGTCGGACGGTTCCGGCGCAGCGACCGGGGGCAGCGCCACGCGCTCTTCGACGCGGGCGATCAGGTCGGTCTTCCAGGCGAGCCGGTCGAGTTGCCAGAAGCCGAGGCGGAGCAGCACCGCAAGCGCCACGAGGGCCGCCGCGGCCGGCACGGCGAGCCGGCGCAAGGTCGCGCGCGGGCGTGTCTCAGGCACCGTCGTCAAGCCGGCCCTCCTGGGCGTTGTGGCGGTATTGCAGGGCGATCATCAGGCCCTTGAGCGGGCGCAGGATCGCCAGCGCCAGGATCGCGGTGAGGGGCAGCCAGACGACGAGATGAACCCAGATCGGCGGCTGGTAGGCCAGTTCGACCGCCAGCACCAGGCCGACGATGACGAAGCCGACCAGCATGATCACGAACACCGCCGGGCCGTCGCCGCTGTCGGCGAACTCGAGATCGAGGCCGCAGTTGGTGCACCGCGGCGCGGTCTTCAGGAAGCCGGTGAACAGCCGGCCCTCGCCGCAGCGCGGGCACCGTCCGGCGAGCCCCGCCTTGACCGGGTTCTGTGGGGGATAGAGCGCCTTGTCCGTCATTGGGAATCTCCTTGTCGGCCCGTCGCCCCCCGCAACGGAAAAGCCCGACCCGGCGGCACCGGGTCGGGCAGTGGTCACTCGGCCCGGAGCGTATCCAAGGCCGGTCCGGTCAGTGGGTGACCGCACCCCAGCTGCCCCAGACGTAGATGGCAGCGAAGAGGAACAGCCAGACCACGTCGACGAAGTGCCAGTACCAGGCCGCCGCCTCGAAGCCGAAGTGCTTCTGCGGGGTGAACTGGCCGGCCGCGGCGCGGATCAGGCACACCAGCAGGAAGATGGTGCCGACGATGACGTGGAAGCCGTGGAAGCCGGTCGCCATGTAGAAGGTGGCGCCGTAGATGTTGCCGCTGAAATCGAAGGCGGCGTGGCCGTATTCATAGACCTGGCAGATGGTGAAGATCACGCCGAGGATGACGGTCAGCGTCAGACCCCACTTCAGACCCTGGCGATCGTTGTGCAGCAGGGCGTGATGCGCCCATGTCACGGTCGTGCCGGAGGTCAGCAGGATGATGGTGTTGAGCAGCGGCAGGTGCCAGGGGTCGAAGGTCACGATGCCCTCCGGCGGCCAGACGCCCCCGGTCGCCGCCACGCGGTCGAACTGGATCGCTTCGCCGGTGAACAGCGAGGCGTCGAAGAAGGCCCAGAACCAAGCGACGAAGAACATCACCTCGGAGGCGATGAACAGGATCATGCCGTAGCGCAGGTGCAGGCTGACCACGCGGGTGTGATGGCCGGCGAGCGATTCGCGCACGGTGTCGCGCCACCAGCCGTACATGGTGTAGAGCACGATCAGCAGGCCGACAACGAACAGGCCCCAGCCGGTGAGGTCGACGCCGAACAGCGCGAACTCCTTGCCGCCGGTGTATTTCATCAGGCCGATGGCGCCGAGCGCCATGACGAAGGCGCCGACCGAGCCCAGGAACGGCCAGGGACTGGGGTCGACCAGATGATAGTCGTGATTCTTGGTATGTGCCTCAGCCATGGGCGTGCTCCCCGAAGTTCCAATTCGCCGTCGCGTCATCCGCCACGGAACTATAGCCTATCTGCCGCAGTCCGGTCCTCCGACCGGGCCGCGACGGGTTTGACCGGCGCTTCCGCCGGGAAGAAGGTATAGGACAGCGTGATTTCCTTCACGTGCCTCAGGTTCGGATCCTTGTCCATGTCCGGATCCACGAAGAAGACCACCGGCATCTCGACGCTTTCGCCGGCCTCGAGCCGCTGCTCGGTAAAGCAGAAGCACTGGATCTTGTTGAAATACACGCCGGCCTCGAAAGGCGTCACGTTGAACACCGAGGTGCCGACGGTCGGGCCGTCGGCGATGTTGGTGGCGACATAGGCCAGCTGGCCGGTCTCGCCCATGGCGAGTGTCACCGTGCGGTGTTCCGGTCTGAACTGCCACGGCAGGGCGGCGTTGACGTTGCCGTCGAAGCGGATGGTGATCATGCGGTCGATCACCGTCTCCGACGCTGCCTCGGCGCGCTGGGTGGTGCCGCCGAAGCCGGTGACCTGGCAGAACAGTTCATAGAGCGGCACCGCCGCATAGGAAGCGCCGATCATCAGTGCGAACACACCGGTACAGACGAGCGCCACCGTGCGGTTGCTGCGCGTCGTTCGTGCGGTGTCGGGGGTCTGAGGGTCAGCCATGACTCTGCCTCACAAAGGCCGGTCCAGGACGCCGGGACCGAGCTTGACGATCGTCACGACGTAGAAAAGCACGACCAGACCGACCAGCACCAGCCCGATCGCGATGGAGCGCGAACGCCGGCGCTTGATCTGTTCCTCGGTCAGCTTGATGCCGTTCTCGCTCATCTGGTCTCACAGGGTCCGGGCGATGACGCTTTCCGCGAGCAGCAGCGCGAAGAGCAGGAACAGGTACAGGATCGAGAAGCTGAACAGCCGGACGGCAGCCTTGCGTGCCTCGTCGCCGGACCGCCGGCGCCAGACGCGCAGCGCCAGGGCGAAGAACACCGCGCCGAGCACGGTCGAGGCGATGCCGTAGAGCGGGCCGGCGAAGCCGAGCAGATAGGGAGACACCGCGATCGGCGTCAGGATCAGCGAATAGGCCAGGATCTGGTTTCGAGTGGCGTCCTCGCCGGCGACCACGGGCAGCATCGGGATGCCGGCGGCGCGATAGTCGCCGCTCTTGAACAGAGCCAGCGCCCAGAAATGCGGCGGCGTCCACATGAAGATGATCAGGAACAGCACCAGGCTCTCGAGGCTGACGTCGCCGGTGACGGCAGCCCAGCCGATCATCGGCGGGAAGGCGCCGGCTGCGCCGCCGATGACGATGTTCTGTGGCGTCGAGCGCTTCAGCCACATGGTGTAGACGACGACGTAGAAGAAGATGGTGAAAGCCAGGAAGGCGCCGGCGAACCAGTTGACCAGCAGGCCGAGCGTGACCACCGAGCCGATCGACAAGGTCATGCCGAAGGCGAAACACTCCTGACGGCTGATCTTGCCGGCCGGGATCGGCCGCTTTGCAGTGCGCGACATGACGCGGTCGATGTCGGCGTCGTACCACATGTTGAGCGCGCCCGAGGCGCCCGCCCCGATGGCGATGCACAGCAGGGCGACGGCGGCCAGAACCGGGTGCAGGACGCCCGGCGCAAGCATCATGCCGACAAAGGCGGTGAAGATCACCAGCGACATGACGCGCGGTTTCAGCAGCGCGACATAGTCGCCCACCGATCCCATTCCGCCGTCCCAGGCGGCGCTCTCCCCGGCGATCGTGTTGTGGCGCTCGACGAGCGACATGCGGCTCAATCCTTTGGTTCTTCGTGCTTCTGGTTCTTTGTGGGCCTGCCCGCCGGACGCATCCGGCGCGGGTCTCGCCTGCAAGGGACGCCGCGGCCGGAAGGCCGCGACGTCAGAAATCGCGTCGCCACGGGAACAGGTCGCGTCGATCCTGCCCCGTGCGGCCCCGCAGCGCCTACTTGATGCGCGGCAGGGT from Polymorphum gilvum SL003B-26A1 carries:
- a CDS encoding cytochrome c oxidase assembly protein — its product is MADPQTPDTARTTRSNRTVALVCTGVFALMIGASYAAVPLYELFCQVTGFGGTTQRAEAASETVIDRMITIRFDGNVNAALPWQFRPEHRTVTLAMGETGQLAYVATNIADGPTVGTSVFNVTPFEAGVYFNKIQCFCFTEQRLEAGESVEMPVVFFVDPDMDKDPNLRHVKEITLSYTFFPAEAPVKPVAARSEDRTAADRL
- a CDS encoding heme o synthase encodes the protein MSLVERHNTIAGESAAWDGGMGSVGDYVALLKPRVMSLVIFTAFVGMMLAPGVLHPVLAAVALLCIAIGAGASGALNMWYDADIDRVMSRTAKRPIPAGKISRQECFAFGMTLSIGSVVTLGLLVNWFAGAFLAFTIFFYVVVYTMWLKRSTPQNIVIGGAAGAFPPMIGWAAVTGDVSLESLVLFLIIFMWTPPHFWALALFKSGDYRAAGIPMLPVVAGEDATRNQILAYSLILTPIAVSPYLLGFAGPLYGIASTVLGAVFFALALRVWRRRSGDEARKAAVRLFSFSILYLFLLFALLLAESVIARTL